The Streptomyces sp. HUAS MG91 sequence CAGTTGGCGAACCTGCAGCCCGCCGCGCTCGCCATCAGCGTCCTCACCATCGCCATCCTGCTCGCCTGGCCGAGGATCCCGGGTGGCGTCGGGCGCGTCACCCGCAAGATCCCGGGCGCGCTCGTCGCCGTGACCGCCGCGAGCGTCACCGCCGCACTGCTCGGGCTGAGCCTGCCCGAGGTCGACCTGCCGTCCTGGAGCAGCCACGCGCTGGCCGGACTGCCCGAGGGGCCGGTGCTCGGCATCGCCGCGGCCGTGCTGACCACGACCCTGGTGTGCAGCGTGCAGTCACTGCTCGGCGCCGTCGCCGTGGACAAGATGGCCGCCGCGCGGCCCGATCTGCCGCCGTCGATGCGCCGCTCGAACCTGGACCGGGAGCTGCTCTCCCAGGGCGCGTCGAACATCGTCTCCGGCTCGCTCGGCGGGCTGCCCGTCGCGGGCGTCGCGGTGCGCTCGACCGCGAACATCAACGCGGGCGCCGTGAGCGGGAACTCCGCGGTGCTGCACGGCGTTTGGGTAGTAGCGGCCACCCTCCTCCTGGTCCCCGTCCTGGAGCTGATCCCGCTCGCCTCGCTCGCCGCGCTGGTGATGATGGTCGGCATCCAGATGGTGTCCCTGCACCACATCCGCACGGTCACCCGCCACCGTGAGGTGCTCGTCTACGTCGTGACCACCCTCGGCGTCGTCGTCTTCGGCGTGCTCGAAGGCGTCGGCCTCGGTGTCGCGGTCGCCGTCGGCGTCGCGATGCAGCGCCTCGCGCGCACCCGGATCACGCACGAGGAGGACGCCCGCGGCGTCCACCATGTGCGCGTACGCGGCCAGTTGACGTTCCTCGCCGTGCCACGGCTGAGCCGCACCCTTCATCAGGTGCCCCAAGGGGCGAACTGCGTAGTGGAGTTGGACGGATCTTTCATGGACCATGCCGCGTACGAAGCCCTTCAGGGCTGGCAGAAGGCCCACACCACCCAGGGCGGACAGGTCGAGGTGGCCGGGCGCGGCGGATCGCGGATCGCCGAGCCGGCGAGCGCCTCGCACGCCTGCTGCCGCCCCTGGACCCCCTGGCGCAACCACCACTGCGACGACCGGCCGCACACGCACACCCCCGAGCGGACGGCGCCGGCCCGCGGCGGGCACCATCTGGCCAGCGGTATCAGCGCGTTCCAGCGGAACACGGCGCCGCTGGTCCGCGGCGAGCTGGCCCGGCTCGCGCGGGAGGGGCAGAAGCCCACGCAGCTCTTCCTGACCTGCGCCGACTCCCGGGTCGTCACCTCGATGATCACGTCGAGCGGCCCCGGCGACCTGTTCGTCGTGCGGAACGTGGGAAATCTGGTGCCGTTGCCGGGTGCCGAGAGCGGGGACGACTCGGTCGCCGCCGCCATCGAGTACGCCGTCGACGTCCTGAAGGTGCAGTCGATCACCGTGTGCGGGCACTCGGGATGCGGCGCGATGCAGGCGTTGTTGAGCAGTCCGCCGTCCGCTCCCGGAGCGCTCACCCCGCTCAAGCGGTGGCTGCGGCACGGGATGCCGAGCCTGGAGCGGATGGGCGACAAGGAGTTGCCCTGGGCGCGGCTCGCGGGCCGGGCGCCGGCCGACACGGTCGAGCAGCTCTGTCTGACCAATGTCGTCCAGCAGTTGGAGCATCTGCGGGCGCACGAGTCGGTCGCGCGCGCCCTGGACGAGGGCGTGCTCGAACTGCACGGGATGTACTTCCACGTCGGCGAGGCCCAGGCCTACCTGCTGGAAGAGCGTGATCCCGTCTTCGGTCAGGTCGAGGCGGCCGCCTACGAGGACACCGGAGCGGCCCGGGCCTGAACCGGCCCTTTCCCGGATCCGTGGGATAAGTGAGAGCGTGTGGCTCCCGGCACCGCCGGGAGCCACACGCATGAACTCCGGGCCTATAGGTCTAAACCAATTTTCGGACACCCCTTGTCACCAGGGGGCGACGTCTGATGAGCTGTGGCCTGGGACACAACGGACACCTTGGGAAAGGCAGAAGCCGTGAGCAACGAGAGCCTGGCCAATCTTCTGAAGGAAGAGCGACGCTTCGCGCCGCCCGCTGACCTGGCGGCGAACGCCAACGTCACGGCCGAGGCGTATGAGCAGGCCAAGGCTGACCGGCTGGGCTTCTGGGCCGAGCAGGCCCGCCGCCTCACCTGGGCCACCGAGCCGACCGAGACCCTGGACTGGTCGAACCCGCCGTTCGCCAAGTGGTTCAAGGACGGCAAGCTCAACGTCGCGTACAACTGCGTCGACCGCCACGTCGAGGCGGGCAACGGCGACCGGGTCGCGATCCACTTCGAGGGCGAGCCCGGCGACAGCCGCGCGATCACCTACGCCGAGCTGAAGGACGAGGTCAGCCGCGCGGCGAACGCGCTGACCGAGCTGGGCGTGCAGAAGGGCGACCGGGTCGCCGTCTACCTGCCGATGATCCCCGAGGCCGTCATCTCGATGCTCGCCTGCGCGCGCATCGGTGCCGCGCACTCCGTCGTCTTCGGCGGCTTCTCCGCCGACGCGATCGCCAAGCGCATCGAGGACGCCGACGCCAAGGTCGTCATCACCTCCGACGGCGGCTACCGCCGCGGCAAGCCCTCCGCCCTCAAGCCGGCCGTCGACGAGGCGCTCACCCGCGTATCCGTCGACAAGGTCCTCGTCGTGCAGCGCACGAAGCAGGACGTCGCCTGGACCGAGGGCCGCGACGTGTGGTGGCACGACGTCGCCGGAAGGCAGTCGGCGGAGCACACCCCGCAGGCGTTCGACGCCGAGCAGCCGCTCTTCATCCTCTACACGTCGGGCACGACGGGTAAGCCGAAGGGCATCCTGCACACCTCGGGCGGCTACCTGACGCAGGCCAGCTACACCCACCACGCGGTCTTCGACCTCAAGCCGGAGACGGACGTGTACTGGTGCACGGCCGACATCGGCTGGGTCACCGGCCACTCGTACATCACCTACGGCCCGCTCTCCAACGGCGCGACGCAGGTCATCTACGAGGGCACCCCGGACACCCCGCACCAGGGCCGGTTCTGGGAGATCGTGCAGAAGTACGGCGTCACGATCCTCTACACGGCGCCCACCGCGATCCGCACGTTCATGAAGTGGGGCGACGACATCCCCGCGAAGTTCGACCTCAGCAGCCTGCGCGTGCTGGGTTCCGTGGGCGAGCCGATCAACCCCGAGGCCTGGGTCTGGTACCGCAAGAACATCGGCGGCGACAAGGCCCCGATCGTGGACACCTGGTGGCAGACCGAGACCGGCGCCATGATGATCTCGCCGCTGCCCGGCGTCACCGAGACCAAGCCCGGCTCCGCCCAGCGCCCGCTGCCCGGCATCTCCGCGACCGTCGTCGACGACGAGGCCAACGAGGTACCCAACGGCGGCGGTGGCTACCTGGTCCTCACCGAGCCGTGGCCGTCGATGCTGCGCACCATCTGGGGCGACGACCAGCGGTTCATCGACACCTACTGGTCGCGCTTCGAGGGCAAGTACTTCGCCGGTGACGGCGCCAAGAAGGACGAGGACGGCGACATCTGGCTCCTCGGCCGCGTCGACGACGTCATGCTCGTCTCCGGGCACAACATCTCCACCACCGAGGTCGAGTCCGCGCTCGTCTCGCACCCGGCCGTCGCCGAGGCCGCCGTGGTCGGCGCCGCCGACGAGACCACCGGTCAGGCGATCGTCGCCTTCGTGATCCTGCGCGGCAGCGCCAACGCGGAGGACGAGTCCCTCGTCGCCGACCTGCGCAACCACGTCGGCGCCACGCTCGGCCCGATCGCCAAGCCCAAGCGGGTCCTGCCCGTCGCCGAACTGCCCAAGACCCGCTCCGGCAAGATCATGCGCCGCCTCCTGCGCGACGTCGCGGAGAACCGCGCGGTCGGTGACGTCACCACGCTCGCCGACTCCTCCGTGATGGACCTGATCCAGAACAAGCTGCCGGCGGCGCCCAGCGAGGACTGATCACCCGCGAATACGGACGAACGGGCACCCGGTGAACGCGCCGGGTGCCCGTTTCGTACGTATGGTGATGATCACCAGGTACGTCTCGCGTACACCCGGTAGGGTGAAGTCCGCGTCAAGAACGCGCCATGAAGTTCACAGGGTGTGCCGGGAAGTCTGGTCGGCGATGTCATCAGCCGTACCCGACCGGAGGTCCCCCTCGTGGCAGCGCCC is a genomic window containing:
- a CDS encoding bifunctional SulP family inorganic anion transporter/carbonic anhydrase, coding for MSACVPTRASDSERPGEPTDAAHPAHSPPPAPRRRFRIAGADLSASIAVFLIALPLSLGIALATGAPLESGLVAAAVGGIVAGVMGGAPLQVSGPAAGLTVVTAELIQRYGWRTTCAITVMAGVAQLGLGCLRVARTALAVSPAVVHGMLAGIGITIAVAQVHIVLGGTPQSSVLANLGALPAQLANLQPAALAISVLTIAILLAWPRIPGGVGRVTRKIPGALVAVTAASVTAALLGLSLPEVDLPSWSSHALAGLPEGPVLGIAAAVLTTTLVCSVQSLLGAVAVDKMAAARPDLPPSMRRSNLDRELLSQGASNIVSGSLGGLPVAGVAVRSTANINAGAVSGNSAVLHGVWVVAATLLLVPVLELIPLASLAALVMMVGIQMVSLHHIRTVTRHREVLVYVVTTLGVVVFGVLEGVGLGVAVAVGVAMQRLARTRITHEEDARGVHHVRVRGQLTFLAVPRLSRTLHQVPQGANCVVELDGSFMDHAAYEALQGWQKAHTTQGGQVEVAGRGGSRIAEPASASHACCRPWTPWRNHHCDDRPHTHTPERTAPARGGHHLASGISAFQRNTAPLVRGELARLAREGQKPTQLFLTCADSRVVTSMITSSGPGDLFVVRNVGNLVPLPGAESGDDSVAAAIEYAVDVLKVQSITVCGHSGCGAMQALLSSPPSAPGALTPLKRWLRHGMPSLERMGDKELPWARLAGRAPADTVEQLCLTNVVQQLEHLRAHESVARALDEGVLELHGMYFHVGEAQAYLLEERDPVFGQVEAAAYEDTGAARA
- the acs gene encoding acetate--CoA ligase, whose product is MAWDTTDTLGKAEAVSNESLANLLKEERRFAPPADLAANANVTAEAYEQAKADRLGFWAEQARRLTWATEPTETLDWSNPPFAKWFKDGKLNVAYNCVDRHVEAGNGDRVAIHFEGEPGDSRAITYAELKDEVSRAANALTELGVQKGDRVAVYLPMIPEAVISMLACARIGAAHSVVFGGFSADAIAKRIEDADAKVVITSDGGYRRGKPSALKPAVDEALTRVSVDKVLVVQRTKQDVAWTEGRDVWWHDVAGRQSAEHTPQAFDAEQPLFILYTSGTTGKPKGILHTSGGYLTQASYTHHAVFDLKPETDVYWCTADIGWVTGHSYITYGPLSNGATQVIYEGTPDTPHQGRFWEIVQKYGVTILYTAPTAIRTFMKWGDDIPAKFDLSSLRVLGSVGEPINPEAWVWYRKNIGGDKAPIVDTWWQTETGAMMISPLPGVTETKPGSAQRPLPGISATVVDDEANEVPNGGGGYLVLTEPWPSMLRTIWGDDQRFIDTYWSRFEGKYFAGDGAKKDEDGDIWLLGRVDDVMLVSGHNISTTEVESALVSHPAVAEAAVVGAADETTGQAIVAFVILRGSANAEDESLVADLRNHVGATLGPIAKPKRVLPVAELPKTRSGKIMRRLLRDVAENRAVGDVTTLADSSVMDLIQNKLPAAPSED